The Paenibacillus sp. MBLB1832 genome has a window encoding:
- a CDS encoding response regulator, which translates to MLQVLLVDDEKLTREGLLERVPWQELGIGKVVEADDGKNAIERCKNFTPDIILTDVRMPRMDGVEMSFELMRRFPESKLIFMSGYSDKEYLRSAIELKALSYIDKPINFQEMLKTLKLAVTQCQEERRSKVAQTQLAHRLQAALPLIRAEAALGMAGTGTLEQTAQLLVEAGLLGFMEGATYLCAFMSLYPRSVSDYRLPPLSKSACIFMIEKVCSEFHYEALAAFHDHDTVVVHLRVPNPDPALLEEPYLRSLSQALFSALSAEYEAFLSFGHSVPTWTLLPSSAKAGQEGLSYSFYRGRKRCVFPTTSIRPRLEEAMAEGWIREFEDLMTDSAPDPLSRFLQHTTWYCREHEFLPVDEVKRVYARLASKLLIYARKQGIGLQPYPNEETALWESLVLCESLEDSHRMLEAVIEQWRTNQRMSEPVDIIQQARRYIDAHYRDEDLSLPQISSFVFLAPAYLSSIFKQKTGRTLTQYISEVRIEHAIVMLRSTDKSIAEIAEAVGLKDANYFSRVFRKQTGQPPSAFRKRLVP; encoded by the coding sequence ATGCTACAAGTACTGCTGGTGGATGATGAGAAGTTAACCAGGGAGGGTTTGCTTGAGAGAGTGCCATGGCAGGAGCTGGGGATCGGCAAGGTTGTGGAGGCCGATGATGGCAAGAATGCCATAGAACGTTGCAAGAACTTCACCCCGGATATTATCTTGACAGATGTGCGGATGCCCCGGATGGATGGTGTGGAGATGTCATTTGAGCTTATGAGACGTTTTCCAGAAAGTAAACTCATCTTTATGAGCGGTTATTCGGATAAGGAGTATTTGCGGTCTGCTATTGAATTGAAAGCGTTATCGTACATTGATAAGCCGATTAACTTTCAAGAGATGTTGAAGACGCTCAAACTGGCTGTAACACAATGCCAAGAGGAACGGCGAAGCAAGGTGGCTCAGACCCAACTGGCTCATCGTCTTCAAGCCGCACTGCCCCTAATAAGGGCGGAAGCAGCCCTCGGGATGGCAGGTACGGGAACTTTGGAACAAACCGCCCAGCTGTTAGTTGAGGCCGGCCTGCTTGGTTTTATGGAAGGCGCCACTTACCTCTGCGCTTTTATGAGTCTGTACCCGAGATCGGTCAGCGACTATAGACTTCCTCCTCTATCTAAATCAGCTTGCATATTTATGATTGAGAAAGTTTGCAGCGAATTCCACTATGAGGCGTTGGCTGCTTTCCATGACCACGATACCGTTGTTGTTCATCTGCGGGTTCCAAATCCTGATCCGGCGCTTCTTGAAGAGCCATATCTCCGCAGCCTCTCCCAAGCGTTATTTAGCGCCCTGTCGGCAGAGTATGAGGCTTTCCTTTCCTTCGGCCATTCCGTACCAACTTGGACCCTTCTTCCTTCGTCTGCCAAAGCTGGGCAAGAGGGGCTCTCCTATTCCTTCTATAGAGGCAGAAAACGCTGCGTGTTCCCGACTACATCTATTCGTCCAAGGCTGGAGGAAGCTATGGCCGAGGGGTGGATCCGTGAGTTTGAGGACTTGATGACAGATTCTGCTCCTGATCCCCTGTCCCGCTTCCTTCAGCACACGACGTGGTACTGCCGGGAACACGAGTTTCTTCCGGTGGATGAAGTGAAACGGGTCTATGCAAGACTGGCGAGCAAGCTGCTTATTTATGCTCGTAAGCAAGGAATCGGGCTACAACCGTATCCTAACGAGGAAACGGCGCTTTGGGAAAGCCTTGTCCTATGTGAATCCTTGGAGGATTCACATAGGATGCTAGAAGCAGTCATCGAGCAATGGCGGACTAATCAAAGGATGTCAGAACCCGTTGATATCATTCAGCAGGCACGTCGTTATATCGATGCACACTATCGGGATGAGGATTTGTCCTTACCGCAAATTAGCAGCTTTGTGTTTCTCGCCCCCGCATACCTAAGCTCGATATTCAAACAGAAGACAGGTCGAACGCTCACGCAATACATCTCTGAGGTTCGTATTGAGCATGCCATTGTAATGCTTCGCAGCACGGACAAATCAATTGCCGAGATCGCAGAGGCCGTTGGTCTTAAGGACGCCAATTATTTTTCCCGCGTCTTTCGTAAACAGACTGGACAGCCCCCTTCGGCATTTCGAAAGAGGCTCGTTCCCTGA
- a CDS encoding glycoside hydrolase family 36 protein, with protein sequence MSTMTAQLLTIEENGLVVVYEVDEQQDVRLLHFAAEAFDPSGVPDKHRPRCRALQLHITGENQNDHHGSKHTGTMPGGRLTYAGHRDVRNEAGRKFEMDLRSDGVEVTLHLQFYTGASVVRSWTEVLNTGNVPRGLEYVTSFAFTGFGNNGVVPWDRKCRLYIPHNTWVGELQWRSYTLPELGLSRTSPFSTKPLAYQSTGSWSSSVYLPLGVLTDEETGSSLFWQIEHNGSWHWEIGDGAEGFDAGVKESLLYVQLSGPTETENHWWKRLEPGERFVSVPVSVGSVRGSYEEAFRQLTLYRRAIRRPNEDNEKLPIIFNDYMNCLFGDPTTEKLLPLIDAAAEAGCEYFCIDAGWYADGEWWDGVGEWLPSLQRFPGGIREPLDRIRSKGMVPGLWLEIEVMGIQCPMVKRVSKDWFFQRHGVPIIDRGRYQLDFRNPEVIAHADQVIDRLVNEYGVGYIKMDYNINAGIGTERDANSFGDGLLAHNRAYLAWLDRIFAAYPTLVIENCGSGGMRMDYALLQRHSVQSTSDQCDYRVFSAIAAASPTAVTPEQAAVWSYPLLDGDREETIFNVVNSVLLRVHQSGHLGRLSEERKELIREGLQVYKMIRNDIRQGLPFWPLGLPAYEDGWISMGLTCGAKTYVAIWRLDSSTETILLPIRAGGMKAPAVRVLYPSHHDAAYSWNEGGASLSVKLPNPFTARLFELDWS encoded by the coding sequence ATGAGCACCATGACAGCGCAGTTGTTGACGATAGAAGAGAATGGCCTGGTTGTCGTCTACGAAGTCGATGAACAGCAAGATGTGAGACTTCTTCATTTTGCAGCGGAGGCGTTCGATCCTTCCGGTGTTCCGGATAAGCATCGACCCCGTTGCCGAGCGTTACAGCTTCACATCACCGGGGAAAATCAAAATGACCACCATGGCAGCAAGCATACGGGAACGATGCCCGGAGGACGTCTTACTTACGCGGGTCATCGTGATGTCCGCAATGAGGCAGGGCGTAAATTCGAGATGGATTTACGCAGTGACGGGGTGGAGGTTACTTTGCATCTTCAGTTTTACACCGGGGCGAGCGTCGTTCGCTCCTGGACGGAGGTCCTGAACACCGGAAACGTGCCCAGAGGGCTCGAGTATGTGACTTCCTTTGCCTTCACAGGCTTTGGGAACAACGGTGTTGTACCTTGGGATCGTAAATGCCGTCTATACATTCCGCACAATACTTGGGTGGGAGAGCTTCAGTGGAGATCGTATACCCTCCCTGAATTGGGCTTGTCCCGCACCTCGCCCTTCTCCACGAAGCCTCTGGCTTACCAAAGTACAGGAAGCTGGTCTTCCTCGGTCTACTTGCCCTTGGGGGTGCTCACCGATGAGGAAACAGGGAGCAGCTTATTTTGGCAGATTGAGCATAACGGCTCTTGGCACTGGGAAATTGGAGACGGGGCGGAAGGATTCGATGCTGGCGTGAAGGAGTCGCTGCTTTATGTGCAGCTTAGCGGTCCGACGGAGACGGAGAATCACTGGTGGAAACGGTTGGAGCCCGGGGAGCGGTTCGTATCGGTACCGGTATCGGTAGGATCGGTGAGAGGGAGCTATGAGGAAGCGTTCCGGCAGTTAACGCTGTATCGCAGAGCCATCCGTAGGCCGAATGAAGATAACGAGAAGCTGCCTATTATTTTCAACGACTATATGAACTGCTTGTTTGGCGACCCTACGACAGAGAAGCTGCTCCCCCTCATTGATGCCGCGGCTGAGGCAGGTTGCGAATATTTCTGCATCGATGCCGGCTGGTATGCGGATGGAGAGTGGTGGGATGGGGTAGGAGAATGGCTGCCTTCCCTCCAGCGCTTTCCGGGAGGCATCCGCGAGCCCCTTGATCGGATCCGTTCCAAAGGAATGGTGCCCGGCTTGTGGCTTGAAATCGAGGTCATGGGCATTCAGTGTCCCATGGTAAAGCGTGTATCCAAGGATTGGTTCTTTCAACGTCATGGCGTGCCAATTATTGACCGTGGACGTTACCAGCTCGATTTTCGAAACCCAGAGGTCATCGCCCATGCCGATCAGGTCATAGACCGGTTGGTCAACGAGTACGGCGTCGGGTATATCAAAATGGACTACAATATCAATGCGGGGATCGGGACGGAACGGGACGCGAACAGCTTCGGCGATGGACTGCTGGCTCATAACCGCGCCTATCTGGCTTGGCTTGACCGTATATTCGCTGCCTATCCAACACTCGTGATCGAGAACTGTGGAAGCGGTGGGATGCGCATGGATTATGCGCTTCTGCAGCGCCACAGCGTCCAATCTACCAGTGATCAGTGCGATTACCGGGTATTCTCAGCCATTGCTGCGGCCAGCCCAACTGCCGTTACCCCAGAGCAGGCAGCGGTTTGGTCTTATCCGCTCCTAGACGGAGACCGGGAGGAGACGATCTTTAACGTCGTGAATTCCGTCCTGTTGCGGGTTCACCAAAGCGGACACCTCGGGCGGCTGTCGGAAGAGCGGAAGGAGCTTATACGCGAAGGTCTTCAGGTGTATAAGATGATCCGTAACGACATTCGACAAGGGTTGCCCTTCTGGCCGCTCGGCTTGCCTGCGTACGAAGATGGATGGATCAGCATGGGCCTAACGTGTGGGGCTAAAACTTACGTCGCCATATGGCGCCTCGATTCCTCTACGGAGACCATCTTACTGCCCATTCGAGCAGGGGGAATGAAGGCGCCTGCGGTACGGGTGCTGTACCCTTCGCACCATGACGCCGCCTATTCTTGGAATGAGGGAGGCGCATCATTGAGCGTGAAGCTGCCTAATCCTTTTACGGCCCGACTGTTCGAGCTGGACTGGAGCTAA
- a CDS encoding ABC transporter permease: MPASEKTTLAKLVKYRTLLFMLLPGFVFFFLFSYIPMSGAIIAFKKMNYTDGIWGSPWAGFENFKFLFMSGNLSQIIRNTALYNLAFIFIGNALAITIGIMLAEVSSKLFRKWTQSLLFVPYFISWVVVGAFIYSIFNFEFGFMNSILAKFHLEPINVYDRPMAWVGIIISSYLWKNVGYFTVIYLAAIMGIDQGMYEAAEIDGANVFQRIRYIIVPSLMPTTIVLVLLALGNVFRGDFNMFFQIVGDNAVVYNYTDVIDTFVTRSLMKTREFGMSSAAGLLQSVLCFFLISTVNSIVRRVNKDHALY; this comes from the coding sequence ATGCCAGCTTCAGAGAAAACAACCCTTGCCAAACTTGTGAAATATCGAACCTTGCTGTTCATGCTATTACCGGGATTCGTGTTTTTCTTTCTGTTCAGCTACATACCCATGTCAGGGGCTATTATTGCCTTTAAAAAAATGAATTACACAGACGGAATATGGGGCAGCCCTTGGGCTGGATTCGAGAATTTCAAATTTCTGTTCATGTCGGGGAATCTCAGCCAAATTATCCGCAATACAGCATTGTATAATCTGGCGTTTATCTTTATAGGCAATGCGCTTGCCATTACCATCGGTATTATGCTGGCGGAAGTATCGAGCAAGCTCTTTCGTAAATGGACGCAATCGCTGCTCTTCGTTCCGTATTTTATTTCTTGGGTTGTAGTGGGTGCCTTCATCTACAGCATTTTCAACTTTGAATTCGGTTTCATGAATAGTATACTGGCCAAGTTTCATTTGGAGCCCATCAACGTTTATGACCGACCTATGGCATGGGTAGGTATCATCATTTCTTCGTACTTATGGAAAAATGTAGGGTATTTTACGGTCATCTACCTCGCCGCAATCATGGGGATTGATCAGGGGATGTACGAAGCGGCCGAGATTGACGGGGCTAATGTGTTTCAGCGAATCCGTTACATTATTGTTCCATCGTTGATGCCGACTACCATCGTTTTGGTATTACTGGCACTGGGCAACGTTTTCCGTGGTGATTTCAATATGTTCTTCCAGATCGTCGGAGACAACGCGGTCGTCTATAATTATACGGATGTCATCGATACGTTCGTAACAAGATCCCTCATGAAAACCAGAGAGTTTGGCATGTCATCCGCAGCCGGCCTGCTGCAATCGGTACTTTGCTTCTTCCTGATTTCTACCGTGAATTCCATCGTAAGGCGGGTGAATAAAGATCATGCTCTCTACTAA
- a CDS encoding beta-galactosidase yields the protein MYFGVDYYPEHWPKERWPQDAKMMKEAHINVVRLAEFAWAKMEPEEGRYDFAWLDEAIEVLTAEGIQIILGTPTAAPPKWLMDLYPDAYPSDVFGLTKGFGTRRHYCPNHKVYRDYSRTIAHRMAEHFKDHPHVIAWQIDNEFGGPCYCHSCLKAFRLWLRNRYKDIGNLNREWGTVFWSQTYRDWEEVIVPTYSASDGFSQNAASGVFVSAPYNHNPGLVLDYFRFYTDAVTEYQRIQIDEIRACTDKPITHNLMGHYSELDYFKLGKDLDFICWDNYPNNMWGKSSWSNVSMAHDLMRGIKNQNFWMMEEQSGPCGWQMLGDTPEPGQVRLWTYQAIAHGAEAMVYFRWRACTVGIEQYWYGILDHDGIGRRRYREIQQIGAEMEQLSQLFVGSENVSSVALIKSYDNFWSHRGQPHNVKFQYNGLLSDYYQAVAAHHVNLDVTAVESDFSSYKLVMMPAFNLVTEEIADKCKAYVEGGGTLLLTFRSGTKTWSNRMTELTVPGLFRELAGVELEEFDSLNNGRTVLVQGDFGQGTASIWCDVLTLTGAQVLATYGSHFYKGQPAITVNNYGKGRVIYVGCDLDEKAMELLMKQILQEEGIAPLLQEKTDGVEAVAKMNDGVSYLMLLNHLGQQAITRLDGAYTDAFTGAAMEENVNIPPYGVRVLIKGETRRSFT from the coding sequence ATGTATTTTGGTGTCGATTATTACCCTGAGCATTGGCCTAAGGAACGCTGGCCTCAAGATGCCAAGATGATGAAGGAGGCCCATATCAATGTAGTTCGTCTCGCGGAGTTCGCTTGGGCTAAGATGGAGCCAGAGGAAGGAAGATACGATTTCGCTTGGCTGGACGAAGCGATCGAGGTACTTACCGCTGAGGGAATTCAGATCATTCTCGGAACGCCTACAGCCGCACCGCCTAAATGGCTGATGGATCTATATCCCGACGCTTATCCTTCCGACGTATTCGGGCTGACCAAGGGGTTCGGCACGCGACGCCATTATTGCCCTAACCATAAGGTGTATAGGGACTACTCTCGAACCATTGCCCACCGAATGGCGGAGCACTTCAAGGATCACCCGCATGTGATTGCCTGGCAAATCGACAACGAGTTCGGCGGGCCATGCTATTGCCACAGCTGCCTCAAAGCGTTCCGGTTATGGCTGCGAAACCGGTATAAGGATATCGGTAACCTGAACAGGGAGTGGGGGACAGTCTTCTGGAGTCAAACCTACCGCGACTGGGAAGAAGTCATCGTACCAACGTACTCCGCGTCCGACGGCTTTAGCCAGAATGCGGCCTCAGGGGTATTCGTGTCTGCGCCCTATAATCATAACCCGGGCCTTGTGCTAGATTATTTCCGCTTCTACACGGATGCCGTTACCGAGTATCAGCGCATACAGATTGATGAAATCCGAGCATGCACGGACAAGCCGATTACCCATAACCTAATGGGGCATTATAGCGAACTGGACTATTTCAAGCTGGGCAAGGATCTGGACTTTATCTGCTGGGACAACTACCCGAACAACATGTGGGGCAAATCATCCTGGAGTAATGTGTCCATGGCCCATGATCTGATGCGAGGGATTAAGAATCAGAATTTCTGGATGATGGAAGAACAGAGCGGTCCTTGCGGCTGGCAAATGCTTGGGGACACCCCGGAACCCGGTCAGGTTCGGCTGTGGACGTACCAAGCGATCGCGCACGGGGCGGAGGCCATGGTGTATTTCCGCTGGCGGGCCTGCACGGTCGGCATTGAGCAGTATTGGTACGGCATTCTGGATCATGACGGAATCGGGCGCCGCAGGTACAGGGAAATTCAACAGATTGGCGCAGAGATGGAGCAGCTATCCCAATTGTTCGTAGGTTCGGAGAATGTGAGCTCGGTTGCTTTGATCAAATCCTACGACAATTTCTGGAGTCACCGTGGGCAGCCCCACAATGTAAAGTTTCAGTATAACGGATTGCTGAGCGATTACTATCAAGCGGTTGCTGCGCATCATGTGAATCTGGATGTAACCGCTGTCGAGAGCGATTTCTCTTCATATAAGCTGGTGATGATGCCAGCCTTTAATCTGGTAACGGAAGAAATCGCAGACAAGTGCAAGGCCTATGTGGAAGGCGGCGGCACACTGCTTTTAACGTTCCGGAGCGGTACCAAGACCTGGAGCAACCGGATGACAGAACTTACAGTTCCCGGGTTATTCCGGGAACTGGCCGGGGTGGAGTTGGAAGAGTTCGACTCGCTGAACAACGGAAGAACGGTTCTCGTTCAAGGAGACTTTGGCCAAGGAACGGCATCGATATGGTGCGATGTGCTTACCTTAACGGGAGCACAGGTGCTTGCAACCTATGGAAGTCACTTTTATAAAGGTCAGCCAGCCATAACGGTGAACAACTACGGCAAGGGTAGGGTGATCTATGTTGGCTGCGACCTGGATGAGAAGGCGATGGAGCTGCTGATGAAGCAAATTCTCCAGGAGGAAGGGATCGCTCCCCTGCTTCAGGAGAAGACAGACGGCGTAGAGGCTGTTGCCAAAATGAATGACGGCGTATCCTACCTCATGCTGCTGAACCATCTGGGTCAACAAGCCATTACCAGGTTGGACGGAGCGTACACTGATGCATTTACGGGAGCAGCCATGGAGGAGAATGTTAACATTCCTCCGTATGGAGTTCGCGTGTTAATTAAAGGCGAGACGAGGAGGTCATTTACATGA
- a CDS encoding glycoside hydrolase family protein translates to MTDVIFKVSSVHSTPVITDGKPGTEGNGYGFEGGRVLKLNGAYHLFTTEMSGLPIWTRTKLAYWRSKDSVHWERVSTLMESSGNFDGTDTHACLWSPMPTYDAINERWVLTYVCYRSKPNTRESWYRNYDGRIAMAVSQVKGPEGMAGPYEETGFLMEPGADSASWEGLMGVNSFYPYLTDSGWYAWYGSSIEVNGLAKAPELSGPWHRVSLREPASRHTENPIVSRLEDGRFVAFFDGCGHHQKMGYMVSSDGITWSEPILLEANDHPNRWWGLTRTPLGLVSEGNGKYALPFTAYNRNFYDIPGIWSAESDSVFDGYFASVGWMELELEKG, encoded by the coding sequence ATGACGGATGTAATTTTCAAAGTAAGTTCGGTTCACTCTACACCCGTTATTACCGACGGGAAGCCGGGTACGGAAGGGAACGGCTATGGCTTCGAGGGAGGTCGAGTGCTCAAGCTGAACGGCGCATATCATTTGTTTACGACGGAGATGTCGGGGCTTCCCATCTGGACACGCACGAAGCTCGCTTATTGGCGAAGTAAGGATTCGGTGCACTGGGAACGTGTAAGCACCTTAATGGAGTCCAGCGGCAACTTTGACGGAACGGACACCCATGCTTGCCTGTGGTCTCCCATGCCAACCTACGATGCGATCAACGAACGTTGGGTGCTCACCTATGTTTGTTATCGGTCAAAGCCCAATACGAGGGAAAGCTGGTACCGGAATTACGATGGACGCATTGCAATGGCTGTATCGCAGGTGAAAGGTCCTGAAGGAATGGCAGGACCTTACGAAGAGACCGGATTCCTGATGGAGCCGGGAGCGGATTCGGCGTCGTGGGAAGGTCTTATGGGGGTGAACTCGTTCTACCCATACTTGACGGATTCTGGCTGGTACGCCTGGTATGGCAGCTCCATTGAAGTAAACGGCCTGGCGAAGGCCCCCGAGTTATCTGGTCCGTGGCATCGCGTCAGTCTCAGGGAGCCAGCGAGCAGGCACACCGAGAATCCCATTGTATCGCGGCTGGAGGACGGTCGGTTCGTCGCCTTTTTCGATGGCTGCGGCCATCATCAGAAGATGGGCTATATGGTGTCTAGCGACGGGATCACCTGGTCCGAGCCGATCCTTCTGGAGGCGAATGATCACCCTAATCGGTGGTGGGGCCTAACTAGAACGCCGCTCGGGCTCGTCAGCGAAGGAAATGGGAAGTATGCCTTACCATTTACGGCCTATAACCGAAATTTCTATGATATTCCCGGCATATGGTCGGCGGAGAGTGACTCGGTATTTGACGGATATTTCGCCAGCGTCGGGTGGATGGAACTGGAACTGGAGAAAGGATGA
- a CDS encoding carbohydrate ABC transporter permease, which translates to MLPLVLIISGSFSNEEAILSKGYSLLPRQFDTRAYKFIFMNASQLFSSYRVTIFTTLTGTLLGLFITAMTAYVLSRRDFEWRNKFALYFFFTTLFSGGIVPWYILCVQYLHLNDTFAGLVVPMLLNVFNIIIMKSFMSEIPDAITESAKIDGAGDFLIFRTLILPLSKPVLATIGFFIALAYWNDWFLSYIFMQNEKYFTLQFTLYRVLSIAQALKNTSTSVVTGQSVLPSETLKLAMTVVATGPILLVYPFLQKYFIRGLTIGAVKG; encoded by the coding sequence TTGCTGCCCTTGGTCCTCATTATCTCGGGCTCTTTCTCGAATGAAGAAGCCATTCTGTCGAAAGGGTACAGCCTGTTGCCAAGACAATTTGATACGCGAGCTTACAAGTTCATCTTTATGAATGCTAGTCAACTTTTCTCTTCCTACCGAGTCACGATCTTCACGACATTGACGGGGACCTTGCTTGGATTGTTCATTACCGCTATGACAGCTTACGTGCTCTCACGGCGTGATTTTGAGTGGAGAAACAAGTTCGCTCTGTATTTCTTCTTTACAACCTTGTTTAGCGGCGGCATTGTTCCTTGGTACATTCTCTGCGTCCAGTACTTACATCTGAACGATACGTTTGCGGGGCTAGTTGTGCCGATGCTGCTCAATGTATTTAACATTATCATCATGAAAAGCTTCATGAGTGAAATTCCCGATGCGATTACTGAATCCGCAAAAATTGACGGGGCTGGAGACTTTCTGATTTTCCGTACATTGATCCTGCCGCTATCCAAGCCTGTCTTAGCTACTATTGGGTTCTTCATCGCTCTGGCCTACTGGAATGATTGGTTTCTTAGCTACATTTTTATGCAAAATGAGAAGTATTTCACCTTGCAGTTTACCCTATACCGAGTTCTCTCCATTGCGCAAGCACTGAAGAATACGTCAACTTCCGTTGTGACGGGCCAGTCTGTACTTCCTTCTGAAACGCTGAAACTGGCCATGACTGTTGTAGCGACAGGACCGATCCTGCTGGTATATCCATTCTTGCAAAAATACTTCATCCGTGGTTTGACGATTGGCGCGGTGAAAGGGTAA
- a CDS encoding cache domain-containing sensor histidine kinase: MLRKLLWSYALLILIPLAIMSLLLYSNTSRLMEKLVTYSAKQSFDQAYTFLNYKMYNIKETSNIILKNPEIIHLLRTVDREDLVAQVSQLYELRNYLIPLQDGTNITKVRLYVRSGLLYSDENENIFNMELAKQDKWYQTMQEENLNNFWSPPSYLPKDARDQLSYIKNIIDPGSYSNRLGMICFDFSLPDIIRLLAKASSTSNSVTYLQNERRDIVASSNDTLLAKYKVGDAIVQELSKQQDPWARHMDNNQDMLVAVKQLEGTDWRMVTAISFDDLIAGSSYIRNLIFVLLLVIGTLAYFVAYFISKSITGRITRLARKMRSFNSTNVTPLRRSNGTDEIDQLIEDYNTMLHRMDRLVEEKYQAGQALKTAELRTLQAQINPHFLYNTLEMINWLSWKNRGEDVQRIVEGLAKYYRLSLSGGKDIITIEEEIQHVSFYFDIQNMRFDQQLRLVIAVDSELLPLYTLKSILQPLVENAILHGILCKSEKSGTITISGTISAGSVVMSITDDGVGMDVAAGDEGLIGAASPSTKQGYGSRNVHNRIQLHFGDGYGIRYASLPGQGTTVTILFPVIREP; the protein is encoded by the coding sequence ATGTTAAGAAAATTACTTTGGTCCTACGCGCTGCTCATCCTAATCCCACTTGCAATCATGTCACTGCTGCTATATAGCAATACGTCCCGTCTGATGGAGAAGCTGGTGACCTACTCCGCTAAACAGTCCTTTGACCAGGCTTATACATTCTTGAATTACAAAATGTACAATATCAAAGAAACGTCAAACATCATCTTGAAAAATCCTGAGATTATCCATTTGCTCCGAACCGTGGATCGTGAGGATCTTGTTGCTCAAGTGAGCCAGCTCTATGAGCTGCGCAACTACTTGATTCCTCTGCAGGATGGAACCAACATTACTAAAGTTCGACTCTATGTTCGGAGTGGACTCCTGTATTCGGATGAGAATGAGAATATATTCAACATGGAACTAGCCAAGCAAGACAAGTGGTATCAAACCATGCAGGAAGAGAATCTCAACAATTTTTGGTCTCCTCCCTCGTATCTTCCGAAGGATGCCAGGGACCAGTTGTCCTACATCAAGAACATTATCGATCCCGGGTCTTACAGCAACCGGTTGGGTATGATCTGTTTTGATTTTTCCTTGCCGGACATTATACGGCTTCTGGCCAAAGCCAGTTCCACGTCCAACAGTGTGACGTATTTGCAGAATGAACGAAGAGACATTGTGGCCTCCTCCAATGACACCCTACTCGCCAAATATAAAGTTGGAGATGCCATTGTTCAGGAGCTTTCTAAGCAGCAGGACCCCTGGGCCCGCCATATGGATAATAACCAGGATATGCTCGTAGCTGTGAAGCAATTGGAAGGGACTGACTGGAGGATGGTCACCGCCATCTCCTTCGATGACTTAATTGCAGGGAGTTCCTATATCCGCAACCTGATCTTTGTTTTGTTGCTGGTCATTGGAACGTTGGCTTATTTCGTTGCCTATTTCATCTCCAAATCCATTACAGGCCGCATTACCCGGTTAGCGCGCAAGATGCGCTCCTTCAACAGTACCAACGTAACCCCCTTGAGACGATCTAACGGTACGGACGAAATCGATCAGCTTATTGAGGACTACAATACGATGCTGCACCGAATGGATCGGCTCGTGGAGGAAAAATACCAGGCAGGTCAAGCGCTGAAAACGGCAGAACTGCGAACCCTTCAGGCTCAGATCAACCCGCACTTTCTTTATAACACGCTCGAAATGATTAATTGGCTATCATGGAAAAACCGCGGCGAGGATGTTCAGCGGATTGTCGAAGGTCTCGCCAAGTATTATAGACTTAGCTTGAGCGGCGGCAAAGATATCATTACTATTGAGGAAGAAATTCAACATGTAAGCTTCTACTTCGATATTCAGAACATGCGCTTTGATCAGCAGCTTCGATTGGTCATTGCTGTGGATTCGGAGCTTCTCCCGCTTTACACCCTAAAAAGCATTCTGCAGCCATTGGTGGAGAATGCCATCCTTCATGGCATTCTGTGCAAGTCAGAGAAATCAGGCACGATAACCATCAGCGGTACCATCAGCGCCGGCTCTGTGGTCATGAGCATCACGGACGATGGGGTCGGCATGGACGTTGCTGCAGGAGACGAAGGTTTAATCGGCGCGGCTTCGCCTTCAACTAAGCAAGGTTATGGATCCCGTAATGTGCATAACCGCATTCAGCTGCATTTCGGGGACGGTTACGGCATCCGCTATGCCAGTTTACCTGGTCAAGGGACTACCGTTACGATACTATTCCCCGTAATCAGGGAGCCTTAA